In Eupeodes corollae chromosome 3, idEupCoro1.1, whole genome shotgun sequence, a single genomic region encodes these proteins:
- the LOC129949347 gene encoding cytidine deaminase, producing MSGLFINGATDDASIKLFDELENSVQSLINAAIEARKNAYCPYSKFAVGAAIKTDDGSIYTGSNIENGAYSASLCAERVAVAKAISDGKRQIAAVAVVGLQEGAFTTPCGLCRQFLMEFTKTDFPIYVAKPINPPLRVLVTSINQLLPKSFKLDI from the exons atgtctGGATTGTTTATAAACGGTGCCACTGATGATGCATCCATTAAATTATTTGATGAACTGG aaaactCCGTACAATCTCTTATCAATGCTGCAATAGAAGCCAGAAAGAATGCCTATTGTCCGTATAGTAAATTTGCAGTTGGTGCAGCTATTAAAACCGATGATGGAAGCATTTACACCGGAAGTAACATAGAAAATGGAGCATACAGTGCTTCTCTCTGTGCCGAAAGAGTAGCGGTTGCCAAAGCAATAAGTGACGGCAAACGACAGATTGCAGCAGTTGCCGTGGTCGGACTGCAAGAGGGTGCATTTACAACACCGTGTGGCTTGTGTCGTCAGTTTCTTATGGAATTCACCAAAACTGATTTTCCCATTTATGTTGCAAAACCAATTAATCCACCCTTGCGAGTGTTGGTTACCAGcataaatcaacttttaccaaaaagttttaaactaGATATTTAG
- the LOC129950816 gene encoding uncharacterized protein LOC129950816 encodes MNERGYFDFKRPIGSHNDYRTSTYRGHLILPNEDSRFINHDFSKDYTQFLQSIGDDEERCITESQDQFSWKILKPSVVEKPLSSNGVDFMKSYDETHFHNNPKQITHLSSVSQRDYQWKSKSFQGQTPPPIYITSETKANKNISIDRCRSGFGKLLDPSATTNTLTYRAYSKEESGTPSKGIITFWNWKNTFEKKHPFCNIAKKCSKPQAEFRTTAKHAPNNGLISEARSNYKQHLNFTNFDSSHINTKFISCSGEPNDKMKGFQKTRFMDREYAFKII; translated from the exons ATGAATGAACGTGgctattttgattttaaaagacCCATTGGATCACATAATGACTATCGTACATCCACTTATAGAGGCCATTTGATATTACCTAACGAGGATTCTAGATTCATAAATCACGACTTCTCCAAGGATTACACACAGTTTCTTCAAAGTATAGGCGACGATGAAGAGCGGTGCATAACCGAAAGTCAAGACCAATTTTCTTGGAAA atacTGAAACCTTCTGTTGTTGAAAAACCTCTATCCTCTAATGGAGTTGACTTCATGAAATCATACGATGAAACTCATTTTCACAATAATCCTAAACAAATAACACATTTGTCAAGTGTTTCCCAAAGAGATTACCAATGGAAATCAAAATCTTTTCAAGGACAAACCCCACCACCAATATACATAACATCCgaaacaaaagcaaataaaaatatttcgattGATCGATGTAGATCTGGCTTTGGGAAATTATTGGATccatcagcaacaacaaataCCTTGACTTATAGAGCTTATTCCAAAGAAGAATCAGGTACACCTTCAAAGGGTATTATAACTTTTTGGAATTGGAAAAATACATTTGAGAAAAAACATCCTTTTTGTAATATCGCCAAGAAGTGTTCTAAGCCCCAAGCAGAATTTCGGACCACTGCAAAACATGCCCCAAATAACGGTTTAATAAGTGAGGCCCGATCTAATTACAAACAGCActtgaattttacaaatttcGATTCCTctcatataaatacaaaatttattagcTGTAGTGGAGAACCAAATGATAAAATGAAAGGTTTTCAGAAAACACGGTTTATGGATCGGGAATAcgccttcaaaattatttag
- the LOC129949335 gene encoding PR domain zinc finger protein 10-like produces the protein MSENLENSESQHNNYGYGGFQRISSYDPNMCTTAARFSPFYDKNNVSKISKENARVYDSLPGVQLANHNDDNAAVVSSEILNQGLTTSKVVDDDEDVPYIAYSNEIPIDHQDANTEMSCSVEFIDQRSGNTSSALGTVAGEVEVDYIQQIANHHNDQETGEPIATNIILHRSPNGHLYQNFYVTNEDERSEEIVELIPINSSDVTHLCDADGESYALQPYEFTSESHLETLEPHHPIDTDVVDFQENEQQIITAEMLTRDQQRILLESTMSPLLAAVNDITQRDKQFLSCVNRQGIEDKCSDDYSNEINAQNTDSSEDDDYVFVSDRIIESRARATLPTNYLYLGPINADTNEPSVYAVKEILQRTKFGPFEGETRCTNDIFLNILRSQHPRHYPLLLVAKSKILIVTNENTSNWMRFVRLAKTFAEQNLQIIEENDRIYFKCNRDIHPKEELRVGYHSSYAEKYNLPILKPSLEETQKKYEFDNPWMCFECDQRFRTSQEMQTHLKVHDLEDASCIISKRKIKRKRIKFKKISELPKNSSRCLICFKVFMTNASLKKHFALHIAANKTKPKVIKSPTKRPIHKCSLCSKKFLSESKLKSHERIHSDIKKPHKCPNCDQHCTTPAALAAHVRSHTNRLYSCVFCQEAFKYVVDFKKHVSKHKVDGFFICFHCKKSYKEYHIVRRHIRIFHPAVKYPCNECDRLFLHMSFLRRHKATHAKKKCIQCPKCDQQFEKVLELRQHVKAFHKTKTKIKKEKAAEEKSVVKKEGQKMSPKKDKALKTSKENSTIAENYYQCQFKCDECHLGFKRRGMLVNHLAKKHPEQNIDAIDELNQPIVKLQTMFKCLHCPKLYKNNAKRKAHILKNHPGMEIPPSFRKNPVLIDPNVQTVGCIKAEVQKCHLCYKQYVSRMRLIAHYRKAHMDESIPEVQSKQEYLIQNLIEEPCMESVLDIYQPPISPENKLLKLSSAALELSSIEDRKYFDFLNERSDTTDLGNRNSYKIEENEFVESSSNADLNRLPELFEESIACI, from the exons ATGAGTGAAAACTTAGAAAACTCAg AATCCCAACACAATAATTATGGGTACGGAGGATTTCAAAGAATCAGCTCCTATGACCCTAATATGTGCACAACTGCAGCAAGGTTTAGTCCATTCTATGATAAGAACAACGTTtcgaaaatatcaaaagaaaatgCCAGAGTCTATGATAGCCTTCCAGGCGTTCAACTTGCAAACCATAATGACGACAACGCTGCTGTGGTGTCTTCTGAAATTCTCAATCAGGGTTTAACCACTTCAAAAGttgtcgacgacgacgaagatgtCCCTTACATTGCGTATAGTAATGAAATACCAATTGACCATCAAGATGCCAACACAGAAATGTCGTGTTCAGTGGAATTCATTGACCAGAGATCAGGTAATACTTCCTCTGCTCTGGGTACTGTAGCTGGTGAAGTTGAAGTTGATTACATTCAACAAATTGCCAATCATCATAATGACCAGGAGACGGGAGAACCTATAGCAACCAATATAATCCTACATCGCTCACCAAATGGTCATTTATATCAGAATTTCTATGTTACCAATGAAGACGAAAGATCAGAAGAAATAGTTGAGCTTATTCCAATAAACTCTTCGGATGTTACACATCTGTGTGATGCGGATGGAGAAAGCTATGCCCTGCAACCGTATGAATTCACATCCGAAAGTCACTTAGAAACACTTGAACCACATCATCCAATTGACACGGATGTTGTTGACTTCCAAGAAAATGAACAACAAATAATCACAGCAGAAATGTTAACCAGAGATCAACAGAGAATTCTACTGGAGAGCACCATGTCACCATTGC ttgCAGCGGTTAATGACATCACTCAAAGAGACAAACAGTTCTTGTCTTGTGTTAATCGACAGGGTATAGAAGATAAATGTTCAGATGATTACAGTAATGAGATCAATGCCCAGAATACGGACTCGTCAGAAGATGATGACTATg TTTTCGTTTCAGATAGAATCATTGAAAGCCGAGCAAGAGCAACTCTGCCAACAAATTACCTCTATCTTGGTCCAATAAACGCTGATACAAATG AACCTTCTGTCTATGCAGTAAAAGAAATTCTGCAGAGAACAAAGTTTGGTCCATTCGAAGGAGAAACCCGTTGCACTAATGATATTTTTCTGAACATCTTAAGGTCTCAACATCCACGGCACTATCCTCTTTTGTTAGTTGCAAAGTCCAAAATTCTCATTGTTACCAATGAAA ATACCTCCAATTGGATGCGATTTGTGCGTCTGGCCAAAACCTTCGCCGAACAAAATCTCCAAATAATCGAAGAAAATGATCGAATCTACTTTAAATGCAATCGTGATATTCATCCAAAAGAAGAACTTCGAGTTGGCTACCATAGTTCCTATGCAGAAAAATATAATCTACCAATCTTGAAGCCATCTCTGGAGGAAACACAAAAGAAATACGAATTTGATAACCCTTGGATGTGTTTTGAATGCGATCAAAGATTCCGAACATCACAAGAAATGCAAACCCACTTAAAAGTTCATGACTTAGAAGATGCATCCTGCATCATATCGAAACGGAAAATCAAAAGGAAAAGAATTAAGTTCAAGAAGATCTCTGAATTGCCTAAGAATTCGAGTAgatgtttgatttgttttaaggttttcatGACAAatgcaagtttaaaaaaacactttgcaTTGCATATAGctgcaaataaaacaaaacccaaaGTCATAAAATCACCAACAAAGCGTCCAATTCACAAATGCAGCTTGTGTTCGAAAAAGTTTCTATCCGAGAGTAAATTGAAG TCTCATGAGCGAATACACAGTGATATCAAAAAACCCCATAAATGCCCGAACTGTGATCAACATTGTACAACTCCAGCGGCTCTGGCAGCTCATGTTCGTAGCCACACAAATCGTCTTTATTCGTGCGTCTTCTGTCAAGAGGCTTTCAAATAtgttgtagattttaaaaaGCACGTTTCTAAGCATAAAGTTGATGGTTTCTTCATTTGTTTTCATTGTAAAAAG AGTTATAAAGAATATCACATAGTTCGGAGACATATACGAATTTTCCATCCAGCCGTGAAGTATCCATGCAACGAATGCGATCGTTTGTTTCTACACATGAGTTTCTTGCGGCGTCACAAGGCCACTCATGccaaaaagaaatgtattcaaTGTCCGAAGTGTGATCAGCAATTCGAAAAAGTACTCGAACTTCGACAACATGTAAAGGCTTTCcacaaaacgaagacaaaaataaaaaaggaaaaagctgCCGAGGAAAAATCAGTTGTTAAGAAAGAAGGTCAAAAAATGTCTCCCAAAAAAGATAAAGCTCTCAAAACCTCCAAAGAGAATTCAACAATTGCAGAAAATTATTACCAATGTCAATTCAAATGTGATGAATGTCACTTAGGTTTCAAGAGGCGTGGGATGCTTGTAAATCACTTGGCGAAAAAACATCCGGAGCAGAATATCGATGCAATTGATGAATTAAACCAACCAATAGTTAAACTTCAGACAATGTTCAAATGTCTTCATTGCCCAAAGCTCTATAAAAACAATGCAAAACGAAAAGCTCATATTTTAAAGAATCATCCGGGGATGGAGATTCCTCCGTCATTTCGAAAAAATCCCGTGCTTATAGATCCCAACGTCCAGACAGTGGGATGCATTAAGGCTGAGGTACAAAAGTGTCATTTGTGCTACAAACAGTACGTCTCAAGAATGCGTCTTATTGCACACTATCGAAAAGCCCACATGGACGAAAGTATACCAGAAGTTCAAAGCAAACAAGAGTATTTGATTCAGAATCTTATCGAAGAACCATGCATGGAATCGGTTTTAGATATTTACCAGCCTCCAATATCACCAGAAAATAAACTCTTGAAATTATCTTCGGCAGCTCTGGAACTGTCCAGCATTGAAGATAGGAAgtattttgattttctcaatGAAAGATCAGACACAACGGACTTAGGCAATCGGAATAGTTATAAAATCGAGGAAAATGAATTCGTTGAGAGTTCTTCGAATGCAGACTTGAATCGACTGCCGGAATTATTTGAAGAATCAATAGCCTGTATTTGA
- the LOC129949343 gene encoding uncharacterized protein LOC129949343, giving the protein MSDEYISEQRRQYTQKELDKTTLRNPSLKCNALNFIKPFEDKHLRLAPKLLQDPKSVYKNNFHNKPQVQGDKLQLKWNCGSVEKSEQLTIDRSKASYSKYLDLSATSNRLDYIPFSSDQTLGIGAKDNITFWNWIKNDSKKKYNVWPIRQNLMHKLSINKHSQRHRGEFQIRQNSVPNRGLTTETKANFGTPDRRLDSAFKCISEKLNSCEVQPKMPKSI; this is encoded by the exons atgtcCGATGAATACATAAGTGAACAACGACGCCAGTATACACAGAAG GAACTTGACAAAACTACGCTAAGAAATCCTTCGCTGAAATGTAATGCCTTAAATTTCATCAAACCATTTGAAGATAAACATTTGCGACTTGCACCGAAACTTCTACAAGATCCAAAaagtgtttacaaaaataacttcCATAACAAGCCTCAGGTTCAGGGCGATAAATTACAATTGAAATGGAATTGTGGGTCAGTTGAGAAATCTGAACAATTGACAATAGATCGTTCGAAAGCAAGTTATTCCAAGTATTTAGATTTATCGGCGACATCCAATCGACTCGATTATATTCCCTTCTCTTCTGATCAAACGCTTGGAATAGGAGCAAAGGATAATATAACTTTTTGGAATTGGATAAAAAAcgattcaaagaaaaaatacaatgtTTGGCCAATTAGACAGAATTTAATGCATAAATTGAGTATAAACAAACATTCCCAGCGTCATCGTGGTGAATTTCAAATAAGACAAAACTCTGTCCCAAATCGAGGTCTTACAACGGAAACGAAAGCAAATTTCGGAACTCCTGATAGAAGATTGGATTCGGCTTTTAAATGTATTTCGGAAAAACTCAATAGCTGTGAGGTGCAACCGAAAATGcctaaatcaatttaa